In the Syntrophorhabdaceae bacterium genome, GCCCTTGCGGACATCACCATTCCTGAAGTACAAAAACCGCACTCAATCGCACCATGTGCTACCATCGCCTCCTGAACCGGATGAAGTTTTTCACCATCGGCAACGCCTTCTATGGTTACTACCTCGCGTCCGTTTGCCTGCAATGCAAGGACTGAGCAAGCCCTGACCGCCATCCCATCGAGGTTGACCGTACAGGCGCCGCAGGCGCTCACCTCGCAGCCCGTCCTTGTGCCGGTAAGTTTCAACTCTTTCCTGAGTACATCGAGAAGCAACGCTTTGGGCTTGACTTGCAATTCATAAGGCTTGCCGTTCACAGAAAATCTTAATTCCTTTAATTCGTCGTCCTTCATGATATTCCCTCCTGTCCCATTTAACTTTGCGCCTGAGCTCTTTTAAGAGCTATTTCAGCGGTTCTCCGCACAAACAACCCTGCCATTTCCTTCCGATATTCTGACGAACCATGGACATCAGCAGGGGGTTCCAGTTCTGCGGATGCGGCCCGTCCTGCCTCCGCAAGCAGCTCGCCCGTGATAACCTTCCCCAGAAGAACATTTTCGGCGG is a window encoding:
- a CDS encoding (2Fe-2S)-binding protein, which codes for MKDDELKELRFSVNGKPYELQVKPKALLLDVLRKELKLTGTRTGCEVSACGACTVNLDGMAVRACSVLALQANGREVVTIEGVADGEKLHPVQEAMVAHGAIECGFCTSGMVMSARALLLENSKPTREDIRKAIQGNICADSGYAKYIEAIETAAEKMQGGE